ATTTGATACCCGGTCGCATCGCCTACCGCGACCGAGTAGCGGGTCCTTCCGGCGACCAGAGAGCGCGCACATTCGCCGGATTCGATACCTCGCGCGCCAACTCGTCGGCATCGCCATCCTTGGCGCACTCACGTATTGGCTCTTCATCGCAGGCGGGCTTGGCCGTGTGATGTACTTCCTCGGAGTCGTGAAGGAGTCCCCGGCGGTGACTGCCCCTGCCCCCGCGCCCTCCGTCGAACTCGGCAAGCAGCGCCTGAAGGAATACGCCCCCGACCAGTACGGCCAGGTCGCCGATCTCGACTCGCCCAGGGTCGGCGAGCGCGAAGGCGATACCACCTACACGTGGGAGTACGTGGAGCAGAAGACGCCCGGCTCGGTGAAGGTCAGGACGGTCACGATCGCGCTGAAGCCCGACGGGTCGTTCAGCGGGCTCAGCATGGGGAAGTAGCGCCCCCGTCTGCTACGCTTACGCCCTGCCGGAAGCCGCCCCGTCCACGGAGGTCGACAACGCCATGTCCTGGGGACTCGAGAACCGCCTCGCCCGCATCATCAAGCCCGCCGACGGCCGCACCGTCATGCTCGCCGTCGACCACGGCTACTTCCTCGGCCCCACGACGGGCCTCGAGGACATCCATGCGTCGATCATGCCGCTCGTGCAGTACGCCGACACGCTCATGCTGACGCGCGGCGCGCTGCGCAACGACATCGACTCGACGACCGGCACGCCGATCGTGCTGCGCGTCTCGGGCGGCAGCAGCGTGCTCGAGGAGGACCTTTCGAACGAGACGCTGGTCGTGAGCACCGAGGAGTGCATCCGCATGAACGCCGCCGGCATGGCGATGCAGGTGTTCATCGGCGCGCCGCACCAGCACCAGACGATCGCGAACCTCGGGCGTCTCGTGGACGAGGGCGAGCGCTACGGCATCCCGGTCATCGGCGTCACGGCGGTGGGCAAGGACATGGTCCGCGACGCGCGCTACCTCGCGCTGGCGTGCCGCATCATCGCCGAGACCGGCGGCCACATCGTCAAGACCTACTACTGCGAGGACTTCGAGCGCGTGACCTCGACGTGCCCGGTGCCGATCGTGATGGCGGGCGGCAAGAAGCTGTCCGAACGCGAGGCGCTCGAGATGACGGCGAAGGCGATCGCGGGCGGCGCGGCGGGCGTGGACATGGGCCGCAACATCTTCCAGTCCGACTCGCCGGTCGGGATGATCAAGGCCGTCAACGCCGTGGTGCACGGCGGGGCGTCGGTCGACGACGCGTACGCGGTCTACGAGGACGAGAAGGCCGCCTCGGGCGTGACCGGCCCCGGCGTCGGGTCTGCGGCGGTCACCGCCGACGACACCCGCAAGATCTAGCGAAGGCGCGCACGCCGTGCCCCAGACCATGCGCGTCGCGGTCTACCACAACAACGCCGACATCCGCATCGAGGAGCGCGCCGTGCCCGCCATCGGCGCAGGCGAGGCGCTCGTGCGCATCCGCGCGTCGGGCATCTGCGGCTCCGACGTCATGGAGTGGTACCGCGTGCCGAAGGCGCCGATCGTGCTCGGGCACGAGGTCGCGGGCGATGTGGTCGCGGTGGGCGAGGGTGTCACGCAGTGGGCCGAAGGCGACCGCGTGGTCGTCTCTCACCACGTGCCCTGCGACGAATGCCGCTACTGCCGCAACGGCGACCACACCGCCTGCCACACACTGCACACCACCAACTTCGACCCGGGCGGGTTCTGCGAGTACGTGCGCGTGCCGGCGCTGCAGACCGCGAAGGGCATGCTGCGACTGCCGGACGACGTGACCTACGAGCAGGGCTCGTTCGTCGAGCCGCTCGGGTGCGTGGTGCGCGCGCAGGTGCGCGCCGGCGTGCGCGAGGGCTCGACCGTGCTCGTGGTGGGCTCCGGCATCTCGGGCCTGCTGCACATCCGGCTCGCGCTCGCGCTCGGCGCCGGGCGCGTGCTCGCCACCGACGTGTCGCCGTACCGCCTCGACTGGGCGCGCCGCAGCGGTGCGCACGCGGCGTTCGACGCGCTCGAGGCGGGCGACTCGCTGCCCGACCTCGTGCGCGAGGCCAACGACGGCGACCTCGCGGACCTCGTGCTGCTGTGCACCGGCGCGCCGAGCGCCATCGACCAGTCGCTCGCGTGCCTCGACTCGGGCGCGACCTATGTGTTCTTCGCGCCGCCGCCGCCGGGCGCGCCGTACCCGATGCCGATCGCCGACCTGTGGCGCCGCGAGGTCACCGTGCGCACCGCGTACGGCGCCGCGCCGATCGACCTCGCGCACGCACTCGAGCTCATCGCCGACGGCAGCGTGCGCGTCGACGACCTCGTCACGCACCGGCTACCGCTGGACCGCATCGCCGAGGGCTTCGCGCTCGTGGCGGACGCGAGCGAGTCGGTCAAGGTCGTCGTCGAGCCGTAGCGGGTCGCGCTCATCAGGTCCCGGTCCGTCCCACTCCGTGACGCAGCTCACTGATTCGGGAATCTAGACTCGAGCAGCAAGAGGATCCGGCGGCGGTGGGTCGTGGGCGCCTGAAGCTCGCGATCGGCTCCTTGTGCGCCGGCGACACGTGCCCCCCGAGGGAGGCGGCGACGATGTCACCGATATCTGTACGGGGGCACCCCGGGGGGAGCGGGCGCCACCAGGGAGCGGATCTCATTCCCAAGGACTATCTGCGAGCGATCGCGGTGTGGTCGCTGGTGCCCTCCTACATGCTGGCCGGGGGGTTCTTCGGCTGGCTGTTGGATCGTTGGGTCGGCTGGTTCCCTGCGCTGACCTGTCTGGGTCTCCTGCTGGCGCTGGCGCTGTCGGTGCGCGACATGCTGCGCCTCAAGGACCAGTGGTGACGGGGGTGTGGTGATGGGGGTCGGCCGCCACAGCGGACTCGACTGGGACTTCCTCGACCGGATGGGCGCGTGGACGGTGCGCCTGGCCGCGATCGCCGCCCTCGCGGGCGCGATCGTCACCCTCGACGTGCGCTTCGCTGTTTCGTGCATGCTGGGCGCGGCGATCGACGTGCTGCTACTGCATTGGGTCGCCGAACGGGGCAAGTCGGCCATCGCCGAGGACCGTCTTGGCGGAGGACTGATCGCCGCATTCCTGGCCGAGCGCATCCTCGTCAAGGCGGTGCTCCTGGTCGGGGCGACGGCGTTGCCCGCGCTGTCCAGCTTCTGGGGGATGGTGACCGGCGTGGTCGCCTTCGACGTCACGCTGATCACCGTGGGGCCGGTCGTGAGCGCGCGCAGCGCGTTCCGCGGCGGCGCGTGAGGGGGGTGCGCGATGGTCGAGGCCGATCTGGCGCGGATGACCCAGGTGGTCGTCGTCGTCAACGCAGCCCTGGCGGGCGCGTTCCTCGTGCTCGCGGGGCGTTGGCTGGCGTCGGGAAGGCTGACCGCGGGCGTGCCGGGTGCGCGCCAGAACATCGGCGAGTTCGTCCTGAGCTACTTCGTCCGCAAGGCCTCCGAGATGGAGCACGGCCCCGGTCGTGACCGGGTGGTGCGGCTCGTCGCACCGCTCCTGGCTGCCTTCTTCCTGTTCATCCTCGTGAGCAACCTGGTCGGCATGGTCCCGCTTCCGCTCCTCGGAACGC
This genomic interval from Actinomycetota bacterium contains the following:
- the lsrF gene encoding 3-hydroxy-5-phosphonooxypentane-2,4-dione thiolase, which gives rise to MSWGLENRLARIIKPADGRTVMLAVDHGYFLGPTTGLEDIHASIMPLVQYADTLMLTRGALRNDIDSTTGTPIVLRVSGGSSVLEEDLSNETLVVSTEECIRMNAAGMAMQVFIGAPHQHQTIANLGRLVDEGERYGIPVIGVTAVGKDMVRDARYLALACRIIAETGGHIVKTYYCEDFERVTSTCPVPIVMAGGKKLSEREALEMTAKAIAGGAAGVDMGRNIFQSDSPVGMIKAVNAVVHGGASVDDAYAVYEDEKAASGVTGPGVGSAAVTADDTRKI
- a CDS encoding zinc-binding dehydrogenase — encoded protein: MRVAVYHNNADIRIEERAVPAIGAGEALVRIRASGICGSDVMEWYRVPKAPIVLGHEVAGDVVAVGEGVTQWAEGDRVVVSHHVPCDECRYCRNGDHTACHTLHTTNFDPGGFCEYVRVPALQTAKGMLRLPDDVTYEQGSFVEPLGCVVRAQVRAGVREGSTVLVVGSGISGLLHIRLALALGAGRVLATDVSPYRLDWARRSGAHAAFDALEAGDSLPDLVREANDGDLADLVLLCTGAPSAIDQSLACLDSGATYVFFAPPPPGAPYPMPIADLWRREVTVRTAYGAAPIDLAHALELIADGSVRVDDLVTHRLPLDRIAEGFALVADASESVKVVVEP